A region of Paraburkholderia sp. BL23I1N1 DNA encodes the following proteins:
- a CDS encoding Tn3 family transposase yields MLTISTFVASSRLLQQSRYASLVSCARNYLRVETVHSANDAISNATAELPAFHLFNIGDQIHSSSDGQRFETQFDTFQARHSPKYFGLDKGISANTAVANHVLFNLTVFGAHEHESHYVFDLLYNNTSDIRPQLHSTDTHGTNQVNYWTLYAFGYQFAPRYRDFHKKLAGLVGRHAPGHYGKWLVKPSRRSNDELIIREWPAVQRIMASLGQKQVSQATIVRKLSSYKRQNQTKKALWELDNLYRTRHILQFINDVGLRQSIQKALNRGEAYHRLRRAVAFVNGGNPRVHTEAEQQLWNECARLIANAIIHYDRTLLSRVHEQKRVTGDEAAMTFIAGMSPVAWRHVNFFGAMDFGAATTPVDIDALASRYADPEYWARMLQAAAEEDDTDGRYSAFTMSSTPSHSPWKP; encoded by the coding sequence ATACTGACCATATCGACATTTGTCGCCTCGTCACGCTTGCTGCAACAGAGCCGCTACGCTTCGCTTGTGAGTTGCGCACGCAACTATCTTCGCGTTGAAACGGTGCACTCGGCCAATGACGCGATCAGCAATGCGACTGCGGAGCTGCCCGCCTTTCACCTCTTCAACATCGGCGACCAGATCCATTCAAGCAGTGATGGCCAGCGCTTCGAGACCCAGTTCGATACCTTCCAGGCTCGCCATTCGCCCAAATACTTCGGCCTCGACAAGGGTATCAGCGCCAACACCGCCGTCGCCAACCACGTGCTGTTCAACCTGACCGTCTTCGGCGCTCACGAACACGAGAGCCATTACGTGTTCGACCTGCTCTACAACAACACCTCCGACATCCGCCCGCAGCTGCATTCCACCGACACGCACGGCACCAATCAGGTGAACTACTGGACCCTGTATGCATTCGGCTATCAGTTCGCGCCGCGCTATCGCGACTTCCACAAGAAACTTGCCGGCCTCGTCGGCCGTCATGCACCGGGTCACTACGGCAAGTGGCTTGTCAAACCCTCGCGCAGATCCAATGACGAGCTGATCATCCGTGAATGGCCCGCCGTCCAGCGGATCATGGCCTCGCTCGGGCAGAAGCAGGTCTCGCAGGCCACCATCGTGCGCAAGCTCTCGAGCTACAAGCGCCAGAACCAGACGAAAAAGGCGCTCTGGGAGCTCGACAACCTCTACCGTACACGCCACATCCTGCAGTTCATCAACGATGTCGGCCTGCGCCAGTCAATACAGAAGGCCCTCAACCGGGGCGAAGCGTATCACCGGCTGCGCCGCGCCGTCGCCTTCGTCAACGGCGGCAACCCGCGCGTGCACACCGAGGCCGAGCAGCAACTGTGGAACGAGTGCGCGCGCCTCATCGCCAACGCCATCATCCACTACGACAGGACCTTGCTCTCGCGCGTGCACGAGCAAAAACGGGTCACAGGCGACGAGGCCGCGATGACCTTCATCGCCGGCATGTCGCCGGTCGCCTGGCGGCACGTCAACTTCTTCGGTGCGATGGACTTCGGTGCCGCGACCACGCCCGTCGATATCGATGCGCTCGCCTCCCGTTACGCCGATCCCGAGTACTGGGCCCGCATGCTGCAGGCGGCAGCCGAAGAGGACGACACGGACGGCAGATATTCCGCCTTCACGATGTCCAGTACGCCATCCCACAGTCCATGGAAGCCTTGA
- a CDS encoding IS6 family transposase — protein sequence MKKTKTSRSALAPGLAKVLKRLHYPLEVILLCVRWYVAYSLSLRNLEEMMDERGIAVDHSTVYRWVMKLFRERQLPWPAAIVIDNLQLLPLFEKTFRKHKRPVGKSWRMDESYIKIKGEWKYLYRAVDKAGDTVDFLLRARRDKVGARRFFEKAIARNGAPETVTIDKSGSNLAALNAVNADRETPIKVRQIKYLNNIVEEDRRAIKRRTRPMLGFKDFHCARIILGGIEVMHMISKGQMKCTGKAPLSASQMFYSLAS from the coding sequence ATGAAGAAGACGAAGACATCGCGATCTGCGCTTGCCCCGGGCCTGGCGAAGGTCCTGAAGCGGCTTCACTACCCGCTTGAAGTGATTTTGCTGTGCGTACGATGGTACGTGGCCTATTCGTTAAGTTTGCGCAATCTTGAGGAGATGATGGACGAACGAGGTATCGCGGTTGATCATTCGACGGTGTACCGCTGGGTAATGAAGCTATTTAGAGAACGACAATTACCTTGGCCGGCGGCCATCGTAATTGACAATCTACAGCTATTGCCGCTATTCGAAAAGACGTTCCGCAAGCACAAGCGTCCGGTAGGGAAAAGCTGGCGAATGGACGAGAGCTATATCAAGATCAAGGGCGAATGGAAATATCTTTATCGGGCAGTGGACAAGGCGGGCGACACGGTCGACTTCCTGCTCAGGGCGAGGCGGGACAAGGTTGGCGCTCGGCGATTCTTTGAAAAAGCGATCGCCCGCAATGGTGCGCCAGAAACCGTGACCATCGACAAAAGCGGCTCCAATCTGGCCGCGTTGAATGCGGTGAATGCCGATCGCGAGACGCCGATCAAGGTGCGCCAGATCAAGTACCTGAACAACATCGTCGAAGAGGACCGTCGGGCTATCAAACGCCGGACCCGGCCGATGCTGGGGTTCAAGGATTTTCACTGTGCGAGGATCATTCTCGGCGGCATCGAGGTAATGCATATGATCAGCAAAGGACAGATGAAATGTACGGGCAAAGCCCCGTTGTCTGCTTCCCAGATGTTTTACTCCCTTGCCTCATAA
- a CDS encoding TetR/AcrR family transcriptional regulator has protein sequence MLDREVGLDVAARLFWEHGYEGTSIADLTEAMGVPAPSVYATYGSKEDLYRQALDHISARENKQCLEALHGKMPAYDAIAFYLHDAATRFTVPGRPRGCMISTAILQHGEKSQSVAQTVAARREIGIQTIKARFDRAVSEGELAPDTDTEVLARFYGAVVQGMSAQACDGASRETLKRLADVALSAWPRPLAHR, from the coding sequence TTGCTGGACCGCGAAGTGGGGCTCGATGTCGCCGCGCGGCTGTTCTGGGAGCATGGATATGAGGGCACATCGATCGCCGACCTGACCGAAGCCATGGGTGTCCCAGCGCCGTCCGTCTACGCGACGTACGGGTCGAAGGAGGACCTATACAGACAGGCGCTCGACCATATCAGCGCGCGTGAGAACAAGCAGTGTCTGGAAGCGCTGCACGGAAAGATGCCGGCCTACGATGCGATAGCGTTCTACCTGCACGACGCCGCGACCCGCTTTACCGTCCCGGGAAGGCCGCGCGGCTGCATGATTTCGACTGCTATTCTTCAACACGGTGAAAAGAGCCAGTCTGTCGCCCAGACGGTCGCCGCGCGGCGGGAGATCGGGATACAGACCATCAAGGCACGCTTCGATCGTGCCGTCTCCGAGGGCGAGCTTGCGCCTGATACCGACACCGAAGTACTCGCACGCTTTTATGGCGCAGTAGTGCAAGGCATGTCAGCGCAAGCCTGTGATGGAGCAAGCAGAGAAACCCTGAAGCGGCTGGCTGATGTTGCATTGTCGGCATGGCCCCGGCCTCTGGCTCATCGCTAG
- a CDS encoding SDR family oxidoreductase, translating to MSAKLSNKSALVTGSSRGIGRAVALALAREGAAFIGVHYGGNADAAHATVREIEALGSKAVAIKADLSRGKEATDSLWEQFKAAAIAATGAPRLDILVNNAGVAPAIPLSQTGESVFDEIMTINFKAPFFLIQAVADHIRDNGRIINVSTGFTRVAAPTHPAYAASKGALETLTLALAPEFGPRGITVNAVMPGVTETDMNAAWITVPEARAGAEAMSVFSRVGQPADVADVIAFLASNEARWTTGQVIDATGGARL from the coding sequence ATGTCCGCGAAACTTTCAAACAAATCGGCCCTGGTGACGGGAAGCTCACGTGGTATCGGTCGTGCTGTAGCGCTGGCTTTGGCAAGAGAAGGCGCTGCGTTCATCGGCGTGCACTACGGCGGCAACGCGGATGCGGCACACGCCACCGTCCGTGAGATCGAGGCTCTCGGATCGAAAGCCGTCGCGATCAAAGCGGACCTGAGTCGCGGGAAAGAAGCCACGGACAGTCTCTGGGAGCAGTTCAAGGCAGCCGCGATCGCCGCCACGGGCGCCCCCCGGCTTGACATTCTCGTCAACAATGCCGGCGTGGCACCAGCGATTCCCCTGTCTCAGACCGGTGAGTCCGTCTTCGACGAGATCATGACGATCAACTTCAAGGCACCGTTCTTCCTGATCCAGGCTGTAGCAGATCACATCCGCGACAATGGACGAATCATCAACGTTTCGACGGGTTTTACGCGTGTCGCGGCTCCGACGCATCCCGCCTACGCCGCGTCGAAAGGTGCCCTTGAAACCCTGACGCTGGCGCTTGCCCCTGAGTTCGGTCCACGCGGCATCACGGTGAATGCGGTCATGCCAGGTGTGACGGAGACCGACATGAATGCGGCGTGGATCACAGTGCCGGAGGCGCGCGCCGGCGCAGAGGCCATGTCGGTCTTTTCGCGAGTGGGTCAACCTGCCGATGTGGCTGACGTCATCGCCTTCCTCGCATCGAATGAGGCCCGCTGGACTACGGGGCAGGTGATCGACGCGACGGGCGGTGCCCGGCTTTAA
- a CDS encoding NADPH-dependent F420 reductase, translating into MSTISIIGSGSMAAAIGGRVAKAGHTVEVVSRDPAKARALADHLAAGATTGTYGAVPAGNIVILAVPYSSAAAAVADYGNALDGKVIIDITNPVAPDLSGLVTPHGSSGAQETAKGVPAGAHVVKAFNTIFGHVLAKGGRLDAFIAADDPEAKARVSTFLESLGLRPFDVGGLQMAQTLEALGLMMIGLARNGAGTWDLALNIDLG; encoded by the coding sequence ATGAGCACCATCAGCATCATCGGATCAGGAAGCATGGCCGCGGCGATCGGCGGCCGTGTCGCCAAGGCTGGACACACCGTCGAGGTGGTCAGCCGCGACCCCGCCAAGGCGCGGGCGCTGGCCGACCACCTCGCAGCCGGAGCGACCACAGGGACGTATGGCGCCGTGCCGGCGGGCAACATCGTCATCCTCGCTGTGCCGTACTCTAGTGCGGCGGCGGCGGTGGCCGATTACGGGAACGCGCTCGACGGCAAGGTAATCATCGACATCACCAACCCGGTCGCCCCCGACCTCTCGGGCCTCGTCACCCCCCACGGCAGTTCTGGTGCGCAGGAGACCGCCAAGGGCGTCCCCGCCGGCGCGCATGTCGTGAAGGCGTTCAACACCATCTTCGGTCACGTACTTGCCAAGGGTGGACGCCTCGACGCGTTCATCGCAGCCGACGATCCGGAGGCCAAGGCGCGCGTCTCAACTTTCCTCGAAAGTCTCGGGCTGCGTCCGTTCGATGTCGGCGGTCTGCAGATGGCCCAGACGCTGGAGGCGCTTGGCCTGATGATGATCGGCCTGGCCCGAAACGGCGCCGGCACCTGGGACCTCGCCTTGAACATCGATCTTGGCTGA
- a CDS encoding SDR family oxidoreductase — MHVFVTGGTGHSGPYIISELIAAGHEVSALARSDAAAAAVSALGAKVRRGSLEDLDGLKMAAADSDGVIHVAHRQDLLPTGGIAAVAAAEVPIMLAYGEALAGTGKPLVVSGSIGSPGWENLGRPATEEDPTLPGGDEYKGTLRVRNVVETTVIGLAERGVRSSIVRIPPIMHSTTDNAGFLPLLIGLAKEKGVIGYPGDSANLWSAVHVRDLASLFRLALEKGPAGKYWHAVGDEGISFREIAEAIGSRLGLPAVSIPADVLMLPGYFGFLANLVTLDLPASNLITRQTLGWEPAQPSLLADLDNGHYFPAG, encoded by the coding sequence GTGCACGTTTTCGTCACTGGCGGGACCGGCCATTCCGGTCCGTACATCATCTCCGAGCTCATCGCCGCCGGCCACGAGGTCAGCGCCCTGGCCCGGTCGGACGCGGCCGCGGCTGCGGTCTCCGCGCTCGGCGCGAAGGTCCGTCGCGGCAGCCTCGAGGATCTCGACGGGCTCAAGATGGCCGCCGCGGACTCCGACGGCGTCATCCACGTCGCGCATAGGCAAGACCTGCTGCCCACCGGCGGGATCGCCGCCGTCGCCGCCGCGGAGGTCCCGATCATGCTCGCGTACGGTGAGGCCTTGGCGGGAACCGGAAAGCCGCTGGTCGTGTCGGGGAGCATCGGCTCGCCCGGGTGGGAAAACCTGGGCCGGCCAGCCACCGAGGAGGACCCGACCCTTCCCGGCGGCGATGAGTACAAGGGCACCCTGCGGGTTCGTAACGTCGTGGAAACCACCGTAATCGGCCTCGCCGAGCGGGGCGTGCGGTCTTCGATCGTTCGGATTCCTCCCATCATGCACAGCACGACCGACAATGCCGGCTTCCTCCCGTTGTTGATCGGGCTCGCGAAGGAGAAGGGCGTCATCGGCTACCCCGGAGACAGCGCGAACCTGTGGTCGGCCGTGCACGTCCGCGACCTCGCCTCCTTGTTCCGCCTGGCGCTGGAGAAGGGGCCGGCTGGCAAATATTGGCATGCGGTCGGCGACGAGGGTATCTCGTTCCGCGAGATCGCCGAGGCCATTGGCAGCCGTCTGGGCCTGCCCGCCGTGAGCATTCCTGCGGACGTCCTGATGCTGCCGGGATACTTTGGGTTCCTCGCGAATTTGGTCACGCTGGACCTCCCGGCGTCCAACCTCATCACCCGCCAGACCCTCGGCTGGGAACCCGCTCAGCCCAGCCTGCTCGCCGATTTGGACAACGGCCATTACTTCCCTGCCGGCTGA
- a CDS encoding NADPH-dependent F420 reductase, whose translation MDRWSIYLDHRSIWYSKPYDLESTSTTQLTKRLRMSTISIIGSGGMAAAIGGLAVEAGHTVEVMSRDAAKARALAEQLGAGATTGTFGAAPAGDIVILAVPYSAVLDAVKQYGEELAGKLLVDITNPIRSDFTGFLTPEDTFGAQEIAKVAPADADIVKAFNTQSSHVLAAGPVEGHPLDVFLAGDGAQAKARVSAFIDSLGLRPMDAGQLVMARTLEHACMLWLGLMTHSVKHTNFSLGIRLLG comes from the coding sequence ATGGATCGCTGGTCCATATATTTGGATCACCGATCCATATGGTACAGCAAGCCGTACGATTTGGAGAGTACGAGCACCACCCAACTCACGAAGAGACTGCGCATGAGCACTATCAGCATCATCGGATCAGGCGGCATGGCTGCTGCGATCGGCGGCCTTGCCGTCGAGGCCGGACACACGGTCGAGGTGATGAGTCGCGACGCCGCGAAGGCACGGGCGCTGGCCGAGCAGCTCGGAGCTGGCGCGACGACAGGGACGTTCGGCGCCGCCCCGGCCGGGGACATCGTCATCCTGGCGGTTCCCTACTCAGCCGTTCTCGACGCGGTCAAGCAGTACGGCGAAGAGCTGGCAGGCAAGCTACTCGTCGACATCACCAACCCCATCAGATCCGACTTCACGGGCTTCTTAACCCCTGAGGACACTTTCGGCGCGCAGGAGATCGCGAAGGTCGCCCCTGCCGATGCAGATATCGTCAAGGCGTTCAACACCCAGTCCTCCCACGTCCTGGCTGCCGGTCCAGTCGAGGGCCACCCATTGGACGTGTTTCTTGCCGGGGACGGTGCACAGGCGAAGGCACGCGTATCGGCGTTCATCGACAGCCTCGGACTGCGCCCGATGGATGCCGGGCAGCTGGTCATGGCGCGGACGCTGGAGCACGCCTGCATGCTGTGGCTGGGCCTCATGACCCACTCCGTCAAACACACCAACTTCTCGCTCGGCATCCGCCTGCTCGGCTGA
- a CDS encoding NADPH-dependent F420 reductase, which translates to MSYAIIGFGKIGHALAKAFARNGIEVSVATTRDPESFASDAAAIGLEIIPKKLADAVKADIIFLAVRFESHPDVAKSLPTWQGKTIIDVTNAYGVPPEELGGQPSSKVIALAFTGGRLVKGFNHLAAAVLAQDPAVHGGRRVVFLASDDDGAAAEIGALAENLGFSPIKLGGLSEGGLLVQARGNSWGQLIFKDLVKFD; encoded by the coding sequence ATGAGCTACGCAATTATCGGCTTCGGCAAGATCGGCCACGCTCTGGCCAAGGCATTTGCCCGCAACGGCATCGAAGTATCCGTTGCAACCACGCGCGACCCGGAAAGCTTTGCATCCGATGCGGCCGCGATCGGACTCGAGATCATTCCCAAAAAACTGGCGGACGCCGTCAAGGCGGACATCATCTTTTTGGCTGTCCGTTTCGAGTCGCACCCGGATGTCGCGAAGTCGCTCCCCACCTGGCAGGGGAAGACCATCATCGATGTGACCAATGCCTATGGCGTGCCCCCTGAGGAACTGGGAGGACAGCCTTCCTCCAAGGTCATCGCGCTGGCCTTCACTGGCGGTAGACTGGTTAAGGGCTTCAATCATTTGGCCGCCGCGGTCCTTGCCCAGGACCCGGCCGTACATGGTGGCAGGAGAGTCGTGTTCCTGGCGAGCGACGATGACGGCGCCGCAGCGGAGATTGGTGCGCTTGCGGAAAATCTCGGTTTCTCGCCGATCAAACTTGGCGGGCTTTCGGAAGGCGGACTGCTTGTGCAGGCGCGCGGAAATAGCTGGGGTCAACTGATCTTTAAGGACTTGGTCAAGTTCGACTAA
- a CDS encoding SDR family NAD(P)-dependent oxidoreductase, which yields MTRLNGKTAVITGGATGIGFAAAKRFIDEGAFVFIFGRRQEALDAAVADLGPNARAVKGSVSDLADLDRLYSAVKAERGTLDIVFANAGAGSQLPLGKITAEHIDEIFDTNVKGSIFTVQKALPLMGQGGSIILTGSSAGTTGAPAFSAYSASKAAVRNLARTWAEDLKGTGIRVNVLSPGPTATELAKEALGEEGMKAFASMNPLQRMADPAELGAAAAFLASPDSSFMTASEVAVDGGLAQI from the coding sequence ATGACCAGACTGAATGGAAAGACCGCCGTGATCACCGGTGGTGCTACCGGCATCGGCTTCGCCGCGGCAAAGCGCTTCATCGACGAGGGCGCCTTCGTCTTCATCTTCGGCCGCCGGCAGGAAGCGCTCGACGCCGCTGTGGCCGACCTCGGGCCCAATGCCCGCGCGGTGAAGGGCTCGGTCTCCGATCTTGCCGACCTCGACCGACTCTACTCGGCGGTGAAGGCCGAGCGCGGAACCCTCGACATCGTCTTCGCCAATGCCGGGGCGGGCAGCCAGCTTCCGCTCGGCAAGATTACCGCCGAGCACATTGACGAAATCTTCGACACCAATGTGAAAGGTTCGATCTTCACGGTCCAGAAGGCGCTGCCGCTGATGGGCCAGGGCGGTTCGATCATCCTGACCGGATCGAGCGCCGGCACCACGGGCGCCCCGGCGTTCAGCGCCTACAGCGCGAGCAAGGCGGCAGTGCGCAACCTCGCGCGGACCTGGGCGGAGGACCTGAAGGGCACCGGCATCCGGGTAAACGTGCTGTCGCCCGGGCCGACGGCGACCGAACTCGCGAAGGAAGCGCTGGGCGAGGAGGGCATGAAGGCCTTCGCCTCGATGAATCCGCTCCAGCGCATGGCTGATCCGGCGGAGCTCGGGGCGGCGGCTGCCTTTCTCGCGTCGCCGGACAGCAGTTTCATGACCGCCAGCGAAGTCGCCGTTGACGGCGGCCTTGCGCAAATCTGA
- a CDS encoding helix-turn-helix domain-containing protein, protein MTTPSQICDTGCGLNATLRIISGKWKPLVLFFLRDGPKRYGELKRLTQGVSDKVLIQQLKDLEADRVLARTDYKEVPPRVDYALTPLGRSLADAIVPLCTWGTENSAEIASIFAKRDALPY, encoded by the coding sequence ATGACGACGCCCTCTCAAATCTGCGATACCGGCTGCGGGCTCAACGCTACGCTCCGCATCATCTCGGGCAAGTGGAAACCGCTGGTCCTGTTTTTCCTGCGCGACGGCCCGAAGCGCTACGGCGAGCTCAAGCGCTTGACCCAGGGCGTCAGCGACAAGGTGCTGATCCAGCAATTGAAGGATCTGGAGGCCGATCGCGTGCTGGCGCGGACCGACTACAAGGAGGTGCCGCCGCGTGTGGACTACGCGCTGACCCCGCTCGGTCGCAGCCTGGCCGACGCGATCGTCCCGCTGTGTACCTGGGGAACCGAGAACTCGGCGGAAATAGCAAGCATCTTCGCCAAGCGCGACGCTTTGCCCTACTGA
- a CDS encoding TrbI/VirB10 family protein, whose protein sequence is MRSSTTCRSCRCQLSQPQATNGENYSSQQIVASSLGLQLGQLGMQLAQRGLDIQPTLEIRPGYRFNIMVTKDVVTGYGCASCSACRPGSSRPPTSGAAGRGSGSARFHTKTGGLTRSLPQNMGQSSQTGHPDSLIGRIRPAALPRLRGRPSQ, encoded by the coding sequence ATTCGAAGTTCAACAACGTGCCGTTCTTGCAGGTGCCAGCTATCGCAGCCGCAAGCGACGAACGGCGAAAACTACAGCTCGCAACAGATCGTCGCCAGCTCGCTCGGCCTGCAGCTCGGCCAGCTCGGGATGCAGCTCGCGCAACGCGGGCTCGACATTCAGCCGACGCTTGAAATCCGTCCGGGCTACCGCTTCAACATCATGGTCACGAAGGACGTAGTTACCGGCTACGGCTGCGCGTCTTGCTCTGCCTGTCGGCCGGGATCGAGCCGGCCGCCCACTTCGGGAGCTGCTGGGCGAGGAAGCGGGTCTGCTCGTTTTCACACGAAAACAGGAGGCCTGACGAGATCGCTGCCACAAAACATGGGCCAGAGCTCCCAAACCGGGCATCCTGACAGTTTGATCGGACGTATTCGACCTGCCGCGCTCCCACGACTGCGGGGGCGTCCGTCTCAGTAG
- a CDS encoding LysR substrate-binding domain-containing protein, which yields MSRNLDLDLIRTFVAVADNGSMTVAANLLHMTQGAVSQQVKRLEDVLDCLLFVRKTRKLELSRQGEQFLVNARKLLRLNDEIWADMIDRPLRGALRVGVPYDLVMRLAPALKAFAEAHPHVDISLVCAASPELRKAVDSGRVDVSLVESVASEAEGDVVRIEPLVWVNGRGSDAWRKRPLPLSMVDERCAFRPVVLGALANEGIAWRTVFESGNIEATAATVRAGLAVTTWLVSTVPADLETLMPQATGLPTLPPFAICLRLPATAQPAAQEFARHVRESMSNDAGTRHTRRANIA from the coding sequence ATGAGCCGAAACCTCGACCTCGATCTGATCCGTACCTTCGTTGCCGTCGCCGATAACGGCAGCATGACGGTCGCTGCGAATCTGCTGCACATGACGCAAGGCGCCGTGAGCCAGCAGGTGAAGCGTCTCGAAGACGTACTGGATTGCCTTCTATTCGTGCGCAAGACGCGCAAGCTGGAGCTTTCGCGCCAGGGCGAGCAGTTTCTTGTGAATGCGCGCAAGCTGCTGCGGCTGAACGACGAAATCTGGGCCGACATGATCGACCGGCCGCTGCGCGGCGCCCTGCGTGTGGGTGTGCCATACGATCTCGTGATGCGGCTCGCGCCGGCGCTGAAGGCATTCGCCGAGGCGCATCCACACGTCGACATTTCGCTGGTATGCGCGGCGTCACCGGAACTGCGCAAAGCGGTCGATAGCGGTCGTGTGGACGTGTCGTTGGTCGAATCCGTCGCGAGCGAAGCCGAAGGCGACGTGGTCCGCATCGAGCCGCTGGTGTGGGTCAACGGGCGCGGCAGCGACGCGTGGCGGAAGCGGCCATTGCCGCTGTCGATGGTGGACGAGCGTTGTGCGTTCCGACCGGTGGTGCTCGGCGCGCTCGCGAACGAGGGCATCGCGTGGCGCACGGTGTTCGAGAGCGGCAATATCGAGGCAACCGCTGCGACGGTACGCGCGGGCCTCGCGGTCACGACCTGGCTCGTCTCCACGGTGCCGGCCGATCTGGAAACGCTCATGCCTCAAGCAACCGGCCTGCCCACGCTGCCCCCGTTCGCAATCTGCCTGCGATTGCCCGCGACGGCTCAACCGGCGGCGCAGGAATTCGCGCGCCACGTACGCGAATCGATGTCGAACGACGCAGGTACTCGACACACGCGACGGGCGAACATTGCGTGA
- a CDS encoding LysE family translocator produces MTSLLPLLLFVAVSTATPGGATTLATASGARFGFVRSIPLMLGIAMGLASLAAVAALGLAGLLLALPSLQTAVKALGSAYLLWLAWRVVRSGPPSAANGPARPVTLVNGLLLLWLNPKGWAMTVGAAASFALHASNPGRLAMLLGTAFGVAACASLAFWCALGVLLARFFRTPRHWRILNLAMGALLAASLIPIWR; encoded by the coding sequence ATGACCTCGCTCCTGCCGCTTCTGCTTTTCGTCGCCGTCTCGACCGCGACGCCAGGTGGCGCAACCACGCTCGCCACCGCTTCGGGCGCACGCTTCGGCTTCGTACGCTCGATTCCGCTGATGCTCGGCATCGCAATGGGCCTCGCCTCGCTCGCTGCGGTCGCCGCGCTTGGGCTGGCCGGTCTGCTGCTCGCGCTGCCGTCGCTGCAAACGGCGGTCAAGGCGCTCGGCTCGGCGTACCTGTTGTGGCTCGCGTGGCGCGTCGTGCGCAGCGGGCCGCCAAGCGCAGCCAACGGTCCCGCGCGCCCGGTTACGCTCGTCAACGGCTTGCTGCTGCTCTGGCTCAACCCGAAAGGCTGGGCGATGACGGTCGGCGCGGCGGCGTCGTTCGCGCTGCACGCGAGCAATCCGGGCCGACTCGCGATGCTGCTCGGGACCGCGTTTGGCGTTGCTGCGTGCGCGTCGCTCGCGTTTTGGTGCGCGCTCGGCGTGCTGCTAGCGCGGTTCTTTCGAACGCCGCGCCACTGGCGCATTCTCAATCTCGCGATGGGCGCGCTGCTCGCCGCCTCTCTTATTCCAATCTGGAGATAA
- a CDS encoding cupin domain-containing protein, translated as MSSHPFAESFDLEAAFVDVSDYWSPKVVAQVNDQYVKVAKVRGQFVWHDHEHEDELFFVVRGHLKIEYEGGRVVDLPAGSMHVVPRGTLHNPVADDECWIVLIEPVQTKHTGHVESPSTRTIEEQLRGSL; from the coding sequence ATGTCGTCCCATCCGTTTGCCGAATCGTTCGACCTTGAAGCTGCGTTCGTCGACGTGTCCGACTATTGGTCGCCGAAAGTCGTCGCTCAGGTCAACGATCAGTACGTGAAGGTCGCGAAAGTGCGTGGGCAGTTCGTGTGGCACGACCACGAGCACGAGGACGAGCTGTTCTTCGTCGTACGCGGACATCTGAAGATCGAATATGAGGGCGGGCGTGTCGTCGATCTGCCCGCGGGCTCGATGCACGTGGTGCCGCGCGGCACGCTGCACAATCCAGTCGCAGACGACGAATGCTGGATCGTGCTGATCGAGCCCGTGCAGACAAAGCATACGGGGCACGTGGAATCACCCTCGACGAGGACGATCGAAGAGCAGTTACGCGGATCACTCTGA